A window of Castanea sativa cultivar Marrone di Chiusa Pesio chromosome 1, ASM4071231v1 contains these coding sequences:
- the LOC142607524 gene encoding pentatricopeptide repeat-containing protein At3g26782, mitochondrial: protein MKVSISNSRSLLATTVLYWKIYRQHYSTNNNLTTLFSKYVDKTNVFSWNSVIADLARSGDCVEALRAFSCMRKLSLVPNRSTFPCAIKSCSALFDLRAGKQAHQQALVFGLESDLFVSSSLIDMYSKCGELRDARELFDEIPQRNVVSWTSMITGYVQNDDAQEALLLFKELLVEESENGGDEKGFVDSVAMVSVLSACSRVAAKGITEGVHGFVVKRGLVGNLGVGNTLMDAYAKSGELGVSRKVFDEMAEKDTVSWNSLIVMYAQNGFSTEALGVFIAMFKNGNLSYNAVTLSAVLLACANSGALQMGKCMHDQVIKMGLEENVFVGTSLIDMYSKCGRVEMARKAFDHMKEKNVKSWTAMIAGYGMQGQATEALEVLYEMIRAGIKPNYITFVSILTACSHAGLLKEGWHWFNSMNHEFGVEPGVEHYACMVDLLGHTGHLSEAYDLIKGMKVKPDSVVWGSLLGACRIHKNVELGEISARKLFELDPSNYGYYVLLLNIYADAGRFGDVERMRILMKNGGMVKPPGFSLVELKGKVHIFLVGDREHPEQEKIYEYLEKLTTKLQEFGYIPNMTSVLHDINEEEKEMTLRVHSEKLAVAFGILNSAPGTTIQVIKNLRVCGDCHSVIKLISKIVNREIVVRDSKRFHHFRKGLCSCGDYF from the exons ATGAAGGTTTCGATTTCAAACTCTCGCTCACTTTTAGCCACTACTGTACTCTATTGGAAAATTTACAGACAACACTATTCAACTAACAACAACCTCACAACTTTGTTCAGCAAATACGTAGACAAAACCAATGTCTTTTCGTGGAACTCCGTCATCGCTGACTTGGCTCGGAGCGGTGACTGTGTCGAAGCTCTACGTGCCTTTTCGTGCATGAGAAAGCTCTCTCTTGTACCAAACCGTTCCACTTTCCCATGTGCCATCAAATCCTGCTCTGCTTTGTTCGATCTTCGTGCGGGCAAGCAAGCCCACCAGCAAGCTTTGGTGTTCGGCTTAGAATCAGACCTCTTTGTGTCATCGTCTCTCATTGACATGTACTCTAAATGTGGGGAGCTGAGGGACGCAAGAGAACTGTTTGATGAAATTCCTCAGAGAAATGTGGTGTCTTGGACGTCCATGATCACTGGCTATGTCCAAAACGACGATGCCCAAGAAGCGTTATTGCTTTTCAAAGAGTTGTTGGTTGAGGAGAGTGAGAATGGGGGTGATGAGAAAGGTTTTGTTGATTCGGTTGCTATGGTTTCAGTTCTCTCGGCGTGTTCTCGTGTAGCTGCCAAGGGAATTACAGAGGGGGTTCATGGTTTTGTGGTAAAGAGGGGACTCGTGGGGAATTTGGGTGTTGGGAATACTTTGATGGATGCGTATGCCAAGTCCGGCGAGCTGGGTGTGTCTAGGAAGGTGTTTGATGAGATGGCTGAGAAAGATACGGTTTCTTGGAATTCGTTGATTGTGATGTATGCACAAAATGGATTTTCTACAGAAGCTTTGGGGGTTTTCATTGCAATGTTCAAGAATGGTAATCTCAGCTATAATGCAGTGACTTTGTCGGCTGTGTTGTTGGCCTGTGCAAATTCAGGGGCTCTGCAAATGGGGAAATGTATGCATGATCAG GTTATAAAGATGGGCTTGGAGGAGAATGTGTTTGTGGGTACCTCTCTCATTGACATGTATAGCAAATGTGGGAGAGTTGAAATGGCGAGGAAAGCATTTGATCACATGAAGGAGAAGAATGTGAAGTCATGGACTGCCATGATTGCTGGTTATGGAATGCAAGGCCAAGCCACAGAAGCTTTGGAAGTCTTATATGAGATGATTAGGGCTGgaatcaaaccaaattatatCACTTTTGTCTCAATTCTAACTGCTTGCAGCCATGCTGGTCTTTTAAAAGAAGGCTGGCATTGGTTTAACTCCATGAATCATGAATTTGGTGTGGAACCTGGGGTGGAGCATTATGCATGCATGGTTGATCTTCTGGGGCATACTGGTCATCTCAGTGAGGCTTATGATTTAATCAAGGGGATGAAGGTGAAGCCTGATTCTGTAGTCTGGGGGTCCCTTCTTGGGGCTTGTAGGATTCACAAAAATGTTGAGCTTGGTGAGATATCTGCTAGAAAACTGTTTGAATTAGACCCAAGTAATTATGGGTACTATGTCTTGCTTTTAAACATATATGCTGATGCTGGAAGATTTGGAGATGTTGAGAGGATGAGAATACTTATGAAGAACGGTGGAATGGTCAAGCCACCTGGATTCAGTTTGGTTGAACTAAAAGGTAAGGTTCACATATTTTTGGTTGGAGATAGAGAGCATCCAGAACAAGAAAAGATTTACGAGTATTTGGAAAAACTAACCACAAAGCTGCAAGAATTTGGCTATATACCCAATATGACATCGGTTCTTCATGACATTAATGAGGAAGAGAAGGAAATGACTCTTCGAGTTCATAGTGAGAAGCTGGCAGTTGCCTTTGGAATCCTAAATTCTGCTCCTGGTACAACAATCCAGGTGATTAAGAATCTTAGGGTTTGTGGAGACTGTCATTCTGTAATTAAGTTGATTTCCAAGATAGTTAATCGAGAAATTGTGGTCAGAGATTCAAAGCGATTTCATCACTTTAGGAAGGGTTTGTGTTCATGTGGGGACTATTTTTGA
- the LOC142631550 gene encoding ATP-dependent Clp protease ATP-binding subunit ClpA homolog CD4B, chloroplastic-like, protein MEKLSRQPFEIDVLMKYGTDLTKMAGEGKLDPVIGRQHQLERVEQILLKRRKNNPCLVGDPGVGKTVIVEGLAQAIANATVPPKLQDKKVFAIDMGRLVAGASCRGEFEERITQLVDEVKQSDGSIILFIDEVHTLIGAGSGIGELDAANMLKPALARGELKCIGATTQDEYRKYIEADSALKRRFQSVEVPEPSVDEAIEILKLICGNYETHHNVKYSEEALVAAARLSNQYISDRFLPDKAIDLIDEAGAHVQLQNLKVLNERRVLLESDIQQIVSLWTGIPIEIVTPEESQWLLNMENALHNRIIGQHEAIEAVSRAVRRARAGIRHPMQPIASFMFTGPTGVGKTELANALAVEYFGSKESMIRLDMSEYMESHTVSKLFGSPPGYIGYDEGGQLTEAVRLRPHSLILFDEIEKAHPLVFNVMLQILDDGRLTDNKGRKVDFKNAVIIMTSNIGGGFIMREHSLGFDQVKMEVAEELRENFRPEFLNRIDEVVLFRQLSSSEIKEIADIMLKEVSERLIKAKKIKLKVNEKVREMLVREGFNPNYGARPLRRNIVRLLEDNLAEEVLRGNIKEGDSVTIGLDDKGDIKIF, encoded by the exons ATGGAGAAGCTTTCGCGGCAGCCTTTCGAGATAGATGTTCTTATGAAATATGGAACAGATTTAACGAAGATGGCAGGGGAG GGAAAGTTGGATCCTGTTATAGGAAGGCAGCATCAGCTGGAGCGTGTGGAACAAATATTGTTGAAAAGGAGAAAGAATAACCCATGCCTTGTTGGTGATCCAGGTGTTGGTAAAACTGTAATCGTAGAAGGCCTTGCCCAAGCCATAGCCAATGCCACAGTACCACCAAAACTTCAGGATAAGAAG GTCTTTGCCATTGACATGGGACGACTTGTGGCTGGTGCATCATGTCGTGGAGAGTTTGAGGAAAGGATAACACAGCTGGTTGATGAAGTCAAACAAAGTGATGGGTCAATAATTCTATTCATTGATGAGGTGCACACTCTTATTGGAGCTGGTTCAGGAATAGGAGAACTAGATGCTGCTAACATGTTAAAACCAGCTCTTGCAAGAGGCGAATTGAAg TGCATAGGAGCTACAACACAAGATGAATACAGAAAGTACATAGAGGCGGATTCAGCATTGAAAAGGCGTTTTCAATCAGTAGAAGTGCCCGAACCCTCAGTTGATGAGGCAATCGAGATTCTCAAGCTTATATGTGGGAATTATGAGACGCACCACAACGTGAAGTATTCTGAAGAGGCTTTAGTTGCTGCTGCTCGTTTGTCAAATCAGTATATCAG TGATCGTTTTCTGCCTGATAAAGCAATAGACTTGATTGATGAAGCTGGTGCCCATGTTCAACTTCAAAATTTGAAAGTATTAAATGAAAGGAGGGTATTGCTTGAGTCAGACATACAGCAAATTGTCTCTTTATGGACAGGTATTCCAATTGAGATAGTAACACCAGAAGAATCCCAGTGGCTTTTGAATATGGAAAATGCTCTTCATAATCGCATTATAGGACAACATGAAGCAATTGAAGCTGTAAGTCGTGCTGTCCGCCGAGCCCGTGCAGGAATTAGACACCCCATGCAGCCTATAGCAAGCTTCATGTTCACTGGTCCAACAGGGGTGGGAAAGACAGAGCTGGCCAATGCACTAGCTGTTGAATATTTTGGCTCAAAAGAATCAATGATTAGGCTTGACATGAGTGAATACATGGAGAGTCATACTGTTTCAAAGCTTTTTGGCTCTCCTCCTGGTTATATTGGATATGATGAGGGCGGTCAGCTTACAGAAGCTGTTCGTCTTCGACCCCACAGTTTGATCCTCTTTGATGAGATTGAGAAGGCTCATCCATTAGTCTTCAATGTGATGCTTCAGATATTGGATGATGGTAGGTTAACAGATAACAAAGGACGTAAAGTGGACTTCAAAAATGCAGTTATTATAATGACTTCAAATATTGGTGGTGGCTTCATTATGAGAGAACATTCTTTAGGCTTTGACCAAGTGAAAATGGAAGTGGCAGAAGAACTAAGGGAAAATTTCAGGCCTGAGTTTTTGAATAGGATTGATGAAGTGGTTCTGTTTCGGCAACTATCAAGTTCCGAGATTAAGGAGATTGCAGATATAATGTTGAAAGAAGTAAGTGAAAGATTGATCaaggcaaagaaaataaagctcAAGGTGAATGAGAAGGTGAGGGAGATGTTGGTAAGAGAAGGATTCAACCCCAACTATGGAGCTAGACCATTGAGGAGGAACATTGTGAGGTTATTGGAGGACAACTTGGCTGAGGAAGTATTAAGAGGAAACATAAAAGAGGGAGACAGCGTGACCATTGGCCTGGATGATAAGGGtgacataaaaattttctag
- the LOC142621796 gene encoding uncharacterized protein LOC142621796: MGSTQSVQQVEESEEEEEEEEDDDDEEEGEENQRERRHNVEANRIREALDNNLVKKVLEQEPEMLPCHASASPLSPQLSSLGTPRLGPSIKVWDPYNVLAPPPPLPPPPPPPVVFSRTFSSNAIDDDRTVVEVFLINHGECELNLRPDIVSGRCPEAALTVAGKRQARALAVFLNSQRVRFNAVFSSPLNRARSMAVSVCQEMHFAEDQIQSSDALVEMSHGHWEGCLRSEIYTPETLSLIDRFQPDFSAPSGESLRQVEFRMVQFLNGTVLGMPEKLRSDFPSHHQNESQGFSHHNSHVLTNSNNDRDGPSAPSAHWDLLNRHRQGLSRKKSGKSRLQYVTTGDHEAEDEISPRDTNHQSSLQDLSSKTSSSSISSCIGVFTHSVPIKCLLTGLLGCSPIMSQKICIEDSSVTVLQHSWKAGWQIKRLNDTAHLRLL, encoded by the exons ATGGGCTCCACCCAGTCCGTGCAACAAGTCGAAGAgagcgaagaagaagaagaagaagaagaagacgacgacgacgaagaagaaggagaagaaaaccAACGCGAGCGACGTCACAATGTTGAAGCCAATAGGATACGAGAAGCACTGGACAACAATCTCGTCAAGAAGGTTCTAGAACAAGAACCCGAGATGCTCCCTTGCCACGCGTCCGCATCTCCGCTTTCTCCGCAACTGTCTTCGCTCGGGACGCCGCGTCTGGGCCCCTCCATCAAGGTGTGGGACCCTTACAACGTTCTGGCACCGCCTCCGCCCCTGCCTCCGCCGCCGCCGCCTCCGGTGGTTTTCTCCAGGACCTTCTCGTCCAATGCGATCGACGATGATCGGACGGTCGTGGAGGTTTTTTTGATTAACCACGGGGAGTGCGAGCTCAATCTGAGGCCTGATATTGTCTCCGGACGGTGCCCCGAGGCGGCGCTGACGGTTGCCGGGAAACGGCAAGCCAGGGCGTTGGCTGTGTTCTTGAATTCTCAACGGGTTAGGTTCAATGCTGTTTTTTCTTCGCCGTTGAATCGGGCCAGGTCAATGGCCGTTTCAGTCTGTCAG GAAATGCATTTTGCAGAGGACCAAATACAATCCTCAGATGCATTAGTGGAGATGAGTCATGGGCATTGGGAGGGCTGCCTCCGGTCAGAAATATACACACCCGAAACTCTCAGCCTCATTGACAGATTCCAGCCTGATTTCTCTGCACCATCTGGAGAATCACTTAGGCAAGTGGAATTCCGGATGGTTCAGTTTTTAAATGGGACAGTCCTTGGAATGCCTGAAAAGCTGAGATCAGATTTTCCCTCACACCATCAGAATGAGAGCCAAGGGTTTTCACACCACAACTCCCATGTTCTGACCAACTCTAATAATGACCGAGATGGGCCTTCTGCCCCATCAGCCCACTGGGATTTGCTTAACAGGCACCGACAAGGGCTTTCAAGGAAGAAGTCCGGTAAGAGCAGGCTACAATATGTGACTACTGGGGATCATGAGGCTGAGGATGAGATTTCCCCTCGGGATACCAACCACCAAAGCTCCCTACAAGATTTAAGTAGCAAGACCTCCTCATCCAGTATCTCCTCTTGTATTGGTGTTTTCACTCATTCAGTGCCAATTAAGTGTCTCCTTACAGGCCTCCTTGGATGTAGCCCAATAATGTCACAAAAGATATGCATAGAAGATTCTTCAGTGACAGTGTTGCAGCATTCTTGGAAAGCAGGTTGGCAGATAAAAAGGTTGAATGATACTGCACACCTTAGGCTTCTTTAA